The Podospora pseudopauciseta strain CBS 411.78 chromosome 2 map unlocalized CBS411.78m_2, whole genome shotgun sequence genome has a window encoding:
- the spn4 gene encoding Septin spn4 (EggNog:ENOG503NU9N; COG:D; COG:U; COG:Z) — MAPSNAESASPIGIANLPNQRHKIVAKRGAAFTIMVAGESGLGKTTFINTLFSTTIKNYADHKRRHQKQVDKTVEIEITKAELEEKFFKVRLTVIDTPGFGDYVNNRDSWMPIIEFLDDQHESYMLQEQQPRRQDKIDLRVHACLYFIRPTGHTLKPLDIEVMKRLCSRVNLIPVIAKADTLSPADLAKFKSRIRAVIEAQNIKIYQPPIEEDDEPAAQHARTLMAAMPFAVIGSEKDVKTNDGRIVKGRQYSWGVAEVENEDHCDFKKLRSILIRTHMLDLIHTTEELHYEAYRAQQMETRKFGEARPRKLDNPKFKEEEEALRKRFTEQVKIEEQRFRQWEQKLIAERDRLNKDLEQTHAQIKQLEGDLEQLQGSAVRSHGRR, encoded by the exons ATGGCCCCTTCTAACGCGGAGAGCGCCTCGCCAATTGGCATTGCCAACCTGCCCAACCAGCGCCACAAGATCGTTGCGAAGAGGGGCGCCGCTTTCACCATCATG GTTGCTGGCGAGTCCGGGTTGGGAAAGACAACATTCATTAACACgctcttctccaccaccatcaagaacTATGCCGACCACAAGCGCCGCCACCAGAAGCAAGTTGACAAGACCGTCGAGATTGAGATCACCAAGGCcgagttggaggagaagttCTTCAAGG TTCGCCTCACCGTTATTGACACCCCTGGCTTCGGCGACTATGTCAACAACAGAGACTCGTGGATGCCCATTATCGAGTTCCTCGACGACCAGCACGAGTCCTACATGCTTCAGGAGCAGCAACCCCGCCGTCAGGACAAGATCGATCTCCGTGTACACGCCTGCTTGTATTTCATCCGCCCCACCGGCCACACTCTTAAGCCTCTCGATATCGAGGTCATGAAGCGCCTGTGCTCCCGCGTCAACCTTATCCCAGTTATTGCCAAGGCTGACACCCTCAGTCCGGCCGACTTGGCCAAGTTCAAGTCAAGA ATCCGCGCTGTCATCGAGGCCCAAAACATCAAGATCTACCAGCCCCCTattgaggaggacgacgaaCCAGCTGCCCAGCACGCCCGCACTCTTATGGCGGCTATGCCTTTCGCTGTTATCGGCTCTGAGAAGGACGTCAAGACTAATGACGGGCGTATTGTCAAGGGCCGGCAATATTCGTGGGGCGTTGCCGAGGTTGAGAATGAGGACCACTGCGACTTCAAGAAGCTTCGGTCGATCCTGATCCGCACCCACATGTTGGACCTCATCCACACGACCGAAGAGTTGCACTATGAGGCGTACCGCGCCCAGCAGATGGAGACGCGCAAGTTTGGCGAGGCCCGCCCCCGGAAGCTGGACAACCCCAagttcaaggaggaggaagaggcgcTCCGCAAGCGCTTCACCGAGCAGGTCAAGATCGAGGAGCAGCGCTTCAGGCAATGGGAGCAGAAACTCATTGCCGAGCGCGACCGCCTCAACAAGGACCTCGAGCAGACTCATGCCCAGATCAAACAGTTGGAAGGCGATCTGGAGCAGCTGCAAGGCAGCGCTGTCCGCAGCCACGGGCGCCGCTAA
- the PWP2 gene encoding U3 snoRNP protein (COG:A; EggNog:ENOG503NVZP; BUSCO:EOG09260E2O) codes for MFKLGDSSYQGYFFDLIVISLVSVEKTPPPPTMKTDFKFSNLLGTVYCQGNLLFSPDGTHLFSPVGNRVTVFNLVDNKSYTLPFAHRKNISRIGLTPQGNILLSVDEDGHAILTNIPRRIVLYHFSFKSKVTALSFAPSGRHFAVGLGRKIEVWHVPSTPDTNEEGDLEFAPFVRHHTHTQHFDDVRHIEWSHDSRFFLSASKDLTARIWSLNAEEGFTPTVLSGHKQGVVAAWFSKDQETIYTVSKDGAVFDWQYVAKPGQDEDEIMDEEDMQWRIVDKHYFMQNGATLRCAAFHPESNLLVAGFSNGIFGLYEMPDFNQIHTLNISQNEIDFVTINKSGEWLAFGASKLGQLLVWEWQSESYILKQQGHFDAMNALVYSPDGQRIVTTADDGKIKVWDIESGFCIVTFTEHTSGITACEFAKKGNVLFTASLDGSIRAWDLIRYRNFRTFTAPERLSFSCMAVDPSGEVVAAGSIDSFDIHIWSVQTGQLLDRLTGHEGPVSSLAFAPNGGLLVSGSWDKTARIWSIFNRTQTSEPLQLMSDVLDIAFRPDSLQIAISTLDGQLTFWSVSEATQVSGVDGRRDVSGGRRITDRRTAANVSGTKSFNTIRYSMDGSCVLAGGNSKYICLYSATTMVLLKKFTVSVNLALSGTQEFLNSKLVTEAGPAALLDDQGEASDLEDRIDRSLPGAKRGDPGARRKNPEVRVTGVAFSPSGTSFCACSTEGLLIYSLDSTVQFDPFDLNMEITPASTLGVLQNEKDYLKALVMAFRLNEAGLVQRVFQAIPYKDIGLVVENFPTVYVARLLRYVAAQTEQSPHVEFCMLWIKALVDKHGAWLMANRGKVDVELRIVSRAVAKMRDEIRRLADDNVYTVEYLIGQANSKAAQAGKGPKTIEWNANGDLEVKALPSTQKEVTMDDILEEESEGEWIGIE; via the coding sequence ATGTTCAAGCTTGGCGATAGCAGCTATCAAGGTTATTTTTTTGATTTGATCGTTATCAGTCTCGTCTCGGTAGagaaaacaccaccaccaccgaccatGAAGACGGATTTCAAGTTCTCCAATCTGCTGGGGACAGTCTACTGCCAGGGCAATCTGCTGTTCAGTCCCGACGGCACCCATCTCTTCTCTCCTGTCGGCAACAGGGTCACAGTCTTCAACCTTGTCGACAACAAGTCATACACGCTCCCCTTCGCCCACCGAAAGAACATCTCGAGGATAGGCCTGACCCCCCAGGGAAATATTCTCCTCTCTGTCGACGAAGATGGCCATGCCATTCTCACCAACATCCCGCGTCGTATCGTACTATACCACTTTTCCTTCAAGTCAAAAGTAACCGCCCTCTCGTTTGCGCCATCCGGTCGCCATTTCGcagttgggttggggaggaaaaTCGAGGTCTGGCACGTCCCATCGACTCCAGATACCAACGAGGAAGGCGATCTCGAGTTTGCGCCGTTTGTGCgccaccacacacacacacaacactTTGACGATGTCCGGCACATCGAGTGGTCGCACGACTCCCGCTTCTTCCTCAGCGCATCCAAGGATCTGACTGCGAGGATATGGAGCTTGAACGCAGAAGAAGGGTTCACGCCCACGGTTTTGTCGGGACATAAGCAGGGCGTGGTCGCTGCCTGGTTCTCCAAGGACCAAGAAACAATCTACACAGTCAGCAAGGACGGAGCCGTCTTTGACTGGCAGTATGTCGCAAAGCCGGGgcaagacgaggatgagatcatggatgaggaggatatgCAATGGCGGATCGTTGACAAGCACTACTTTATGCAAAACGGCGCAACCCTTCGATGCGCCGCCTTTCACCCCGAATCAAATCTTTTGGTTGCTGGTTTCTCGAACGGTATCTTTGGATTGTACGAGATGCCCGATTTCAACCAGATTCACACCCTTAATATCTCGCAAAACGAAATCGACTTCGTAACGATCAACAAGAGTGGCGAGTGGCTCGCTTTCGGTGCGTCAAAGTTGGGTCAGCTTTTGGTGTGGGAGTGGCAGTCAGAATCATACATCCTGAAGCAACAAGGGCACTTTGACGCCATGAATGCGCTGGTCTACTCCCCAGATGGCCAAAGAATTGTCACGACGGCCGACGATGGCAAGATCAAGGTGTGGGATATCGAGTCTGGGTTCTGCATAGTAACGTTTACCGAGCACACAAGTGGCATTACAGCATGCGAGTTCGCCAAGAAGGGCAATGTTCTTTTCACAGCGAGTTTGGACGGGTCCATCAGAGCGTGGGATTTGATCAGATACAGAAACTTCAGGACGTTTACCGCCCCTGAAAGATTATCCTTCTCCTGCATGGCAGTTGATCCAAGCGGCGAAGTTGTTGCGGCTGGTTCTATCGACTCTTTCGACATTCACATTTGGTCCGTCCAGACCGGCCAGCTCCTAGACAGACTTACCGGGCACGAGGGGCCGGTTTCTTCGCTTGCCTTTGCCCCCAACGGTGGTCTCTTGGTTAGTGGCAGTTGGGACAAGACGGCCAGGATATGGTCCATCTTCAACAGAACACAAACCAGCGAGCCTCTGCAGCTCATGTCGGATGTCTTGGACATTGCCTTCAGACCAGACTCCCTACAGATTGCCATCTCCACACTAGACGGCCAGCTGACGTTTTGGTCTGTATCAGAAGCCACCCAAGTCTCCGGTGTCGACGGACGCCGCGATGTATCAGGCGGCCGCAGAATCACAGATCGCCGGACGGCAGCCAACGTCTCGGGCACCAAGagcttcaacaccatccgCTACAGCATGGACGGCTCCTGCGTCCTCGCGGGCGGCAACAGCAAGTACATCTGCCTCTACTCGGCCACAACAATGGTGCTCCTCAAGAAATTCACCGTCAGCGTCAACCTCGCGCTGTCGGGCACGCAAGAGTTCCTCAACAGCAAGCTCGTCACCGAAGCCGGccccgccgccctcctcgaCGACCAAGGCGAGGCTTCCGATCTGGAAGACCGCATCGACAGGTCGCTGCCCGGCGCCAAGAGGGGCGATCCCGgcgcgaggaggaagaaccCAGAGGTCAGAGTCACGGGCGTGGCTTTCTCGCCGAGCGGGACATCCTTCTGCGCCTGCTCGACAGAAGGCCTGTTGATTTACAGTCTGGACAGCACCGTTCAGTTTGATCCGTTTGATCTCAACATGGAGATCACGCCCGCTTCGACGTTGGGTGTTTTGCAGAATGAAAAGGATTACCTCAAGGCGCTGGTCATGGCGTTCCGTCTCAATGAGGCGGGGTTGGTCCAAAGGGTGTTCCAGGCCATCCCTTACAAAGAtattggtttggtggtggaaaacTTCCCTACTGTTTACGTGGCGAGGCTGCTGCGGTATGTGGCCGCCCAGACGGAGCAGTCCCCTCACGTGGAGTTCTGCATGCTGTGGATCAAGGCTCTCGTGGACAAGCACGGCGCGTGGTTGATGGCCAACCGGGGCAAGGTCGATGTCGAGTTGAGGATTGTGTCGAGGGCGGTGGCCAAGATGAGGGACGAGATTAGACGGCTGGCGGATGATAACGTCTACACGGTTGAGTACCTGATTGGGCAGGCCAACAGCAAGGCGGCGCAGGCTGGAAAGGGGCCCAAGACTATCGAATGGAATGCTAATGGGGATTTAGAGGTCAAGGCTCTGCCGTCGACGCAGAAGGAGGTCACCATGGATGATATACTGGAGGAAGAAAGTGAAGGGGAGTGGATCGGGATAGAGTGA
- a CDS encoding uncharacterized protein (COG:S; EggNog:ENOG503NVNJ), with protein sequence MTSLRLFGSAPKARHLARVLLINIRPSHHHRQLGMSSSTQTMHLSPDNTGLWGITQTPSAAAKTSELLQQDMENHHVFFNQSGFHNHIPHHLLALYGTGAGPSHLQSAYDTNASYQRPVLPVHKSVTLTPEALTEYYGKEEYYPDFLTFFQSEIDRLGWKETVTRYLFEEREGKEDLIIRLFGGFLHPLIQLMYGLEWGLTGVVAEGLAQAAVHRDDLREFLLTAEEKGRVREEGETVLGLLREAEGLKGAARSEDGNKIRDGVLVRAKGEMVDLAGRVKVGEGEVEGRTREMFNGAVYVAAGAAVSMTDRKKVPKFDFFLMHHVNAAPFFVTMNKMDWVPEKTKRRLLEWKIRMDLLQYVARGCPELRVERLEGYEPKQPGKAKMVEEIVSMLHGFGDDGHAIKLGRATVVCRNICREYEEKEGFMIKGGLWEKICHLIVDSVEAPGEHWVRSAGFEEAWKDIPNVDDSKL encoded by the exons ATGACCTCCCTCCGTCTCTTCGGCTCTGCTCCCAAAGCAAGACACCTCGCCCGTGTATTACTCATCAATATTAGaccatctcatcaccaccgccagctcGGAATGTCTTCTTCCACCCAAACAATGCACCTCTCACCCGACAACACGGGCCTCTGGGGGAtaacccaaaccccctccgccgcaGCCAAAACCTCGGAGCTATTACAGCAAGACATGGAG AACCACCACGTCTTCTTCAACCAGTCCGGCTTCcacaaccacatcccccaccacctcctcgccttGTACGGCACCGGCGCGGGGCCATCACACCTCCAGTCTGCCTATGACACCAACGCTTCTTACCAACGGCCGGTGTTGCCTGTTCATAAGTCAGTGACTCTCACACCGGAGGCATTGACAGAATACTACGGTAAAGAAGAGTACTACCCGGACTTTTTAACATTTTTCCAATCTGAGATCGACCGGTTGGGATGGAAGGAGACAGTGACGAGGTATTTATttgaagagagggagggaaaggaggatTTGATAATCAGGTTGTTTGGAGGGTTTTTGCACCCGCTGATTCAGCTCATGTATGGGCTTGAGTGGGGGCTGActggggtggtggcggaggggttggcgcAGGCGGCTGTTCATAGGGATGACCTCAGGGAGTTTTTGTTGACTGCTGAAGAAAAGGGACGGGTgcgggaagaaggggagacaGTGCTGGGGTTGTTACGGGAGGCGGAGGGACTGAAAGGGGCGGCGAGGTCGGAGGATGGGAATAAGATCCGGGATGGAGTTTTGGTGCGGGcaaagggggagatggttgACTTGGCTGGGAGGGtcaaggtgggggagggggaggtggaggggaggacgagggagatgTTTAATGGGGCGGTTTATGTCGCGGCTGGGGCGGCGGTGAGCATGACTGACCGAAAAAAGGTGCCGAAGTTTGATTTTTTTCTGATGCACCATGTCAACGCGGCGCCGTTTTTTGTCACGATGAACAAGATGGATTGGGTGCcggagaaaacaaaaaggaggttgttggagtGGAAGATTAGGATGGATTTGTTGCAGTATGTGGCTAGGGGGTGTCCTGAGTTGAGGGTGGAAAGGTTGGAGGGGTATGAGCCGAAGCAGCCTGGAAAGGcgaagatggtggaggagattgtgAGTATGTTGCATGggtttggggatgatgggcaTGCTATCAAGCTGGGGAGGGCGACGGTGGTTTGTAGGAATATTTGTCGGGAGtatgaagagaaagaagggtTCATGATTAAAGGAGGGTTGTGGGAGAAGATATGCCACTTGATTGTTGACTCGGTTGAGGCACCGGGGGAGCATTGGGTGAGGAGTGCCGGGTTTGAGGAGGCTTGGAAG GACATACCCAACGTCGACGACAGCAAGTTGTAG
- a CDS encoding uncharacterized protein (EggNog:ENOG503NUKE; COG:U), producing MDPPADNGTDGSSIRPVSSLLAKFEGLTTKPGDPQPGTPTRNASPTPAPAPAPKPGRLRERDPSPSTTTPREPPPIPAMRPKDKLTLQSLHPASANASASSSPVRTVPPPVSPRAKPTNAPALTVEPPHSPPKRGVGGIPTGDRPAFVSTDFLVKSSSPAKAGNQFNLPSRTQTPSAEPRKSPRVAPARPPSPPPPRRSVELRREREMGHKPVPPPINRAEKPNSRFTLFEQPSRPAQSSQPIDIQKRPSPKVSPFNSPPSSGGSPDEEDVPPVLPTRPRQQQPHHQQQHSLHQQHGNQHQPSVGVKRSNTFHVGFDPPPQHHSLTARRRGKDEPLTPQITGDRPALPARPQSIIESVRAANSVSAPPPRPPRPGVNTSVATAIQQKRISSTPVTQAPPPIPRLNGRSVTAADRMPGRVSNEYHAPPPPTLVEARPAEAQIAGLHKADLGYPDTSRTNRSKPYLHKGAHEIATKYDSRMFDVCGAFVCTTGGYTRAWNVMDGELVMSLAMSEGMKGASVAFKPGESVDEEGARIWIGTNNGELLEADVLSQSIVNNRPNAHGRYEIIRIYRHFNELWTLDDSGTLHVWGPADGSNLPSLAYPPTQTFRVPKGHVFSMVVGDELWHATGKEIRVFLPTLDGRTQFQVLIRPLIQDGAGEVTSGTLLASEPDKVFFGHNDGKVSIYSRKNYACLGVMSISQYKINSLTGAGRYLWAGYNTGKISVYDMGQTPWAVKKDWQAHDNPVVKLISDQSSFYKLDRHQVVSLGADNMLRVWDGLLQDDWLQAKMKQHDARYCHFEKIKALILTWNAGASTPNSLNYSNDDRVFIENLLRSSDSPDIIVFGFQELVDLEDKTLTAKRFLKPKKKEGTDQERMSHQYRNWLAHLKQSLDQHMDGELYHVLHSAPLVGLFTAIFVKADLLGRISNLNSAEVKRGMGGLHGNKGAIVVRFMVDDTSLCFINCHLAAGQSGANQRHNDIAAILEASLLPGERDASVRFDSFVGGGDGTMILDHELCLLNGDLNYRIDTMSRDTVVTAVKAGNLAKLLERDQLLVARRRNPGFRLRAFEELPITFAPTYKYDVGTDNYDTSEKRRSPAWCDRLLFRCGAGRGRIEQLDYRRHEVRVSDHRPVSGRFRFEVKKVRGKERAQVWMECQQEFEDLRGREGRGEKFFYLTNVIGYDESTATQLIEQQQRSSRSTLGGRRDHRSPSGQRE from the exons ATGGATCCCCCAGCTGACAACGGGACTGACGGCTCGTCGATT AGACCTGTCTCGTCGCTATTGGCAAAGTTTGAAGGCTTGACCACCAAGCCCGGCGACCCGCAACCCGGTACACCAACCCGAAATGCATCCCCAacgccggcgccggcgccggcCCCGAAGCCTGGTCGACTCCGTGAGCGGGATCCGAGTCCCTCAACCACAACGCCCCGCGAGCCCCCTCCAATACCAGCGATGCGACCCAAAGACAAGTTAACGCTCCAGAGCCTTCACCCTGCATCCGCGAATGCCAGTGCTTCGAGCTCGCCAGTACGAactgttcctcctcctgttaGCCCGAGGGCCAAACCCACGAACGCCCCGGCGCTCACCGTTGAGCCCCCGCATTCACCCCCGAAGAGAGGCGTAGGAGGCATTCCTACCGGTGACCGTCCGGCATTTGTTAGCACCGACTTTCTTGTAAAGTCCTCATCTCCGGCGAAGGCGGGGAACCAGTTCAACTTGCCGAGCAGAACTCAGACGCCATCGGCGGAACCCCGAAAGTCCCCGCGTGTGGCGCCTGCCCGCCCCccgtcacctcctccacctaGACGGTCGGTAGAGTTGCGGCGGGAACGAGAGATGGGCCATAAGCCAGTACCGCCTCCGATCAACCGGGCAGAGAAACCTAATTCACGTTTCACTCTGTTCGAGCAACCGAGCAGACCCGCTCAGTCGAGTCAGCCTATTGATATTCAGAAGAGGCCGAGTCCCAAGGTGTCACCTTTCAACAGTCCACCTAGCAGCGGAGGATCGccagatgaggaagatgttCCCCCAGTCTTGCCTACGAGGCCgcgacaacagcaaccgcatcaccaacagcaacataGTCTTCACCAGCAGCACGGAAATCAGCATCAGCCCTCTGTCGGTGTAAAGAGGTCAAATACCTTCCACGTCGGTTTCGACCCGCCGCCTCAGCACCATTCATTAACCGCAAGGAGACGAGGCAAGGACGAGCCTCTAACACCGCAAATCACTGGCGACCGGCCTGCGTTGCCTGCACGACCACAGAGCATCATCGAGTCGGTCCGCGCTGCAAATTCTGTCTcagcaccacctccacgGCCTCCACGGCCAGGAGTCAACACGAGCGTAGCGACAGCAATCCAACAGAAGCGGATATCCTCGACACCAGTAACACAGGCGCCCCCTCCTATTCCACGGCTCAACGGTAGGTCCGTGACGGCGGCGGATCGGATGCCCGGGAGAGTGTCCAACGAATATCAcgctccacctcctccaacactcGTCGAAGCTAGGCCCGCTGAAGCTCAAATCGCGGGCTTACACAAGGCCGATTTGGGATATCCAGACACGTCAAGAACGAACCGAAGCAAGCCATACTTGCATAAAGGGGCTCACGAAATTGCCACAAAATACGACAGCCGCATGTTTGATGTCTGCGGGGCCTTTGTCTGCACAACAGGCGGTTATACAAGGGCGTGGAATGTTATGGACGGGGAGCTGGTTATGAGCTTGGCCATGAGCGAGGGCATGAAGGGCGCATCCGTGGCCTTCAAACCGGGAGAGAGCGTCGACGAGGAGGGCGCGAGGATATGGATCGGAACCAACAATGGCGAGTTGTTGGAAGCTGATGTCTTGTCGCAAAGTATTGTCAACAACAGACCAAACGCGCACGGCCGCTACGAGATTATCAGGATATACAGGCATTTCAACGAGTTGTGGACTTTGGACGACAGTGGGACACTTCACGTTTGGGGGCCGGCCGATGGTAGCAATCTGCCCAGTTTGGCTTACCCTCCTACACAGACCTTTCGCGTGCCTAAGGGTCATGTATTTTCCatggtggttggtgatgaactCTGGCACGCCACAGGCAAGGAAATCAGGGTTTTTCTACCAACTCTTGACGGCAGGACACAGTTCCAGGTTCTCATCCGACCTCTAATTCAAGATGGCGCTGGTGAAGTTACGTCGGGTACTCTTCTCGCCTCAGAGCCGGACAAGGTGTTCTTTGGCCACAACGACGGCAAAGTCAGCATTTATTCGAGGAAAAACTACGCTTGCCTTGGCGTGATGAGTATCAGCCAATACAAGATCAACTCCCTTACTGGTGCGGGACGATACCTCTGGGCAGGATACAACACTGGCAAAATCTCGGTCTACGACATGGGCCAAACGCCATGGGCCGTTAAGAAGGACTGGCAAGCCCATGATAACCCGGTTGTGAAGCTGATCTCTGACCAGTCGAGCTTTTACAAGCTGGATCGTCACCAGGTGGTCTCCCTCGGCGCGGATAATATGTTGCGTGTTTGGGATGGTTTACTTCAAGACGACTGGCTACAGGCCAAGATGAAGCAGCATGATGCGAGGTACTGCCACTTTGAAAAGATCAAGGCGTTGATTCTGACGTGGAATGCGGGAGCTTCCACGCCGAATAGTCTCAACTATTCGAATGATGACAGGGTGTTCATCGAGAATTTGCTGAGGAGCAGTGACTCGCCAGACATCATTGTCTTTGGGTTCCAAGAGTTGGTTGATTTGGAGGATAAGACTTTGACTGCGAAGAGGTTCCTgaagccgaagaagaaggaggggacgGATCAGGAACGGATGAGCCATCAGTATCGGAACTGGCTGGCGCATCTGAAGCAGAGCCTGGATCAGCATATGGATGGGGAGTTGTACCACGTGCTGCATTCCGCGCCGCTCGTGGGGCTGTTCACTGCCATTTTTGTCAAGGCAGACCTCCTGGGCCGGATCAGCAATCTTAACAGCGCTGAGGTCAAGAGAGGCATGGGCGGTCTTCATGGAAACAAAGGTGCCATTGTGGTGAGGTTCATGGTGGATGATACCTCGCTCTGTTTTATCAACTGCCACTTGGCAGCTGGACAGTCGGGGGCGAATCAAAGACACAACGACATTGCCGCTATTCTGGAGGCGTCCCTCCTGCCAGGTGAGAGGGACGCCTCGGTGCGGTTCGACAGCTTTGTCGGTGGCGGGGACGGCACAATGATCCTAGACCATGAGCTGTGTCTTCTCAACGGAGATCTCAACTACAGAATCGACACCATGTCGCGAGACACTGTCGTCACAGCTGTCAAGGCGGGCAATCTCGCCAAGCTCCTGGAGCGTGATCAGCTGCTCGTGGCTAGGCGAAGGAACCCCGGGTTCAGACTCAGGGCATTTGAAGAGCTTCCCATCACCTTTGCGCCAACATACAAGTATGATGTTGGGACGGACAACTATGACACGtcggagaagagaagaagcccGGCGTGGTGTGATCGGTTGCTCTTCAGGTGCGGGGCCGGCAGGGGAAGGATAGAGCAGTTGGATTACAGACGGCATGAGGTGCGAGTGTCGGATCACAGGCCAGTGAGCGGGAGATTCAGGTTtgaggtgaagaaggtgaggggCAAGGAGAGGGCACAGGTTTGGATGGAGTGCCAGCAGGAGTTTGAGGatctgagggggagggagggaagaggggagaa ATTCTTCTACTTGACGAACGTGATTGGGTACGACGAATCAACGGCAACACAGTTAatcgagcagcagcagcggtcGAGCAGGTCTACtcttggtgggaggagagaTCATAGAAGTCCTAGTGGACAAAGGGAATGA
- a CDS encoding uncharacterized protein (COG:S; EggNog:ENOG503P5FU), producing the protein MNTVKSFWAGWGALCLAGGGAYYFAKQGIDADRRARLEEQRKRKSMVESLEYSQNVPTQPISSSAMGGSASVPPRQGTPARTDTVGSPSLETGNDPAPTRHAPATEAERVVEKSKYEASVPFRSPKGDRFS; encoded by the exons ATGAACACT GTTAAATCTTTCTG GGCGGGCTGGGGCGCATTGTGCTTGG ccggcggcggcgcatACTATTTCGCGAAGCAAGGCATCGATGCTGACAGGCGTGCTCGCCTCGAGGAGCAGCGCAAGAGAAAGAGCATGGTTGAATCGCTCGAGTACTCGCAGAATGTCCCGACCCAGCCAATTTCTTCTTCAGCAATGGGTGGTTCTGCCTCAGTCCCACCTCGCCAGGGCACACCAGCGAGGACAGACACAGTCGGCTCACCAAGCCTAGAGACGGGCAATGATCCGGCGCCTACAAGGCATGCGCCTGCTACCGAGGCCGAGAGGGTAGTTGAGAAGAGCAAGTACGAAGCCAGTGTGCCGTTCCGCAGTCCGAAGGGTGACCGGTTCTCATaa